In Chrysiogenia bacterium, the genomic window GCGCGCGGCATCGATCGTGCCGACGAGCTCGATCCATTGCGGGGTAAAAAAGGTCCAGATCGAATCGCCCTGATAGTTTGGAATGAACCAGCGCTGCAGCGTCAGCTCATGATCGGGCAGGCGCTTCGGGTGGTACTTGAGCGGGAAGGGATCGTCGAGCCCGGCTGCCTGCACGGCCGCGATGCTCCTGGGCAGCATCTCGCCCGGGTTATCCACCACCTCGCACCAGTAGGGCCAGAAGTTGGCATCCCCGCTGCAAAGGTCGGGCTTTGTGTGCAGGTCGTTCCTGAAGAACTCGCCGTTCCAGAACTGCTCGTTCACGACTTTCACGAGGTCGAACTTGCGAAAGGGGTTGGGCAGTTCTTCGCAACGCGTGAGCAGCTTGCTGCACCAGGCGACCATGGTGCTCGTAAAGCAGGTGCCGGTGAAGTTCATTGTATCCTTGGTGGCAGAGAACATCTCGTTGGCGCGCGGGTGGCCCGAGGTCGAGTCGAAGAGCTTCACGTAGTAGAGCGAGGTCTCGCGCGTAAGCAGGTCGCGATACTTTGCGCGCAGGTCGTGCAGCCCCAGGCGCTCAAGCGAATAGAGCAGGAACGGGAGCGAGTCCGAGGAGTAGGTAAAGATGTCGACCGGTTCCTTGTCCAGGAAGATGGTGGTCGTCACCCGCCCGGCGGCGGCGTAGCGTTCGAGCGCCCATTCGAGGTTCTGGCTGCACTGGTCGGCGTAGCCCAGGTCGATGAGCCCCTCGAGCGAGATGGCGAAGTCGCGAATCCAGAACTGGTCGAGGTGGTCGATCCCGGCGCGAAAGTAGGTCCCGTTCCAGCAGGCGGCCACCACCTGGCGGCAGATTTCGGTCGGGGTGCCGGCGAAACGCTGGGGCTTGGCGCTGCGAGCCATGCGCGTCACCTGACGCCCGGCAATGCGGGCCCCCTCGCGCATCAGGGTCAATTGGTCGAAGAGCCTCATCTCGGTGGTGTTTCGCCTCGGCCGCTCGCCCTGCGGGGGCGACGCGGATGGTTGTGCTCGGGTAGCGAAGCCCACTTTAGAGCCTCCAGCGAAAAGGCCAAGGGGCCCGGCCGCCGCGAGGGCAGTGAGCGCGGTTTGACAGCCCACAGGGCGGCGACTAGATACGAGGTCCGCCCTTTCTGGGCGCGCATTTCCCCGTTTCAGGCCCATTCGCGGGCCGCGCGGGGACGCAAATTCCCGACGCTCACAAGCCTCCCTTATTACAAGGTTGAGCAGAGGCAGAAAGTAAGCGCACCATGATGAAGAAGCGCCTGATGACCCCCGGCCCGACGCCCGTGCTGCAGGAAGCCCTTGCAGCCATGAGCCAGCCGATCCTCCACCACCGCACGCCGCAGTTCTCGGCCATCTTCCGCGAAGCCGCCGCGGGTTTAAAGCCCATCTTCGGCACGAAGGAAGACGTGCTGATCCTCGCCGGTTCGGGAACGGCCGCCATGGAAGGCTCCGTGGTCAACCTCCTCTCGCCCGGTGAGAAGGCGCTTTGCATCAACGGCGGAAAGTTCGGCGAACGCTGGGGCAAGATCTGCCAGGCCCACGGCATGGAAGTCATCGAGCTCAAGTCCGAGTGGGGCCACCCCATCGGCGTCGACGAAGTGAAGAAGGCCCTCGAAGCCAATCCCGACATCCGCGCGGTCTACGCGACATTCTCGGAAACTTCCACGGCGACCGTGCATCCTATTCAGGAGATCGCGGCGCTGACCCGCAACTCGGACGCGCTGCTCGTCGTCGACGGCATCACGGCCGTGGGCTGCATGCCCGTCCCGATGGACGAGTGGGGCATCGACGTGCTGGTCTCGGGCTCCCAGAAGGCCTTTATGCTGCCCCCGGGTCTGGCCTTCGTGGCGCTCTCCGAGCGCGCCTGGAAGCGCACCGAGGAAGCCAGGTCGCCGAAGTTCTATCTGGACTTCAAGAAAGAGCGAAAAGCCCTTCACGACGACACGACCGCCTACACCCCGGCGGTGAGCCTGATCATCGGCCTGCTGGAGGTCGTTCGGGCGGTAGAGGCCGAGGGGATCGAGAACCTCTTCGCACGCCACAAGCGCCTTGCCGACGCCACCCGCGCCGGCCTGGCCGCCCTGGGGCTCAAGGCCTTCTCGGCTGCCCCGGCCGATTCGGTCACCGCCGTGTGGCTGCCCGAGGGCGTCGACGGCGGCAAGTTCGTCAAGTACGCTCGCGATCAGCTCGGCCTGGCGATGGCCGGTGGGCAGGATCACGTGAAGGGCAAGATCATCCGCGTCTCCCACATGGGTTTCGTGGACGGCTTCGACACTCTCAGCGCGATCGCCGCGGTGGAGATGGCGCTGGCCAAGTTCGGCCAGAGCGTCGAGCTCGGCAAGGGCGTCGCCGCCGCGCAGAAGGTTCTGATCGAGGGATTCCCCAACCCATAGGGGAGAAGCTCTCGACGACAAGAAACGGAAGGCATCATGGCACGCGTTCTTGTAGTGGATGACGACGAATCGATTCTGGAGCTGGTGCGCCGGCGCCTGAGCGTCGAGGGACACGAGGTCCACACCAGCAAGGAAGCGCTGGGTACCAGCCGCCGCGTGCGCGAGATCGAACCCGACGTCGTCGTGCTCGATCAGCAGATGCCCGCCCTCTCGGGGGAGAACCTCGTCAAGGTGATCCACGAGGGGTGTGCCGTGCAGCCCAAGATCATTCTGTTCTCGAGCCTGCCGGTGGAGGATCTCGAAGAGAAAGCGATCTCTTCGGGCGCCGACGACTTTCTCTGCAAGACCGAGGGCATGGCCGCGCTGCACAACAAGATTCTCTCGGTCCTCGGCGGCGGCTGAGCCGAACCGATTCGCCCGGTTGGATACGCGGGGCGCAAAGGCCCCGCGATTTCGTTTGAGTGAGCAACAACGCTGCCGGCACCTCCCGAAACGGGAAACGCGCACGGCATGAAACGCACGGATGGGAAGCACATGAAGGTATTGGTCTCCGACACACTGGCACAGGAAGGTCTGGACATTCTCAACGCGGCCAAGGGCCTGGAAGTTGATTACAAGCCCGGACTGAGCGAGGACGAACTTTGCGGGGCAGTCGCGGACGCCGAGGCGCTCATCATTCGCAGCGGCACGACCGTAACCGCGCGCGTTCTGGACGCCGCCAAGAGCCTCAAGTGGATCGGTCGCGCCGGCATCGGCGTGGACAACGTGGACGTGCCCGCTGCTTCGAAGAGCGGCGTCATCGTCTCGAACACCCCGACGGGCAACATGGTCACCACCGCCGAGCATGCCATCTCGCTCATGTGCGCGCTCACCCGCCAGATCCCGCAGGCCACCGCCTCCATGAAGGCCGGCAAGTGGGAGAAGAAGATCTTCAAGGGCCGCGAGCTCTTCAACAAGAATCTCGGCGTCGTGGGTCTGGGCAACATCGGCAAGATCGTCGCCGACCGCGCGCAGGGGCTCAAGATGAAGATCCTCGGCTACGACCCCTTCGTCTCGAAGGAAAAGGCCGCCTCGCTGGGCATCGAGCTCGTCGACCTCGACGAGCTGTGCAAGCGCGCGGACTTCATCACCGTGCACACCCCGCTCAACGACGCCACCCGCGGCATCGTGGGCAAGAAGGCTTTCTCGCTGATGAAGAAGGGCGTGCTGCTCATCCAGGCCTCGCGCGGCGGCGTCGTCGACGAAGACGCGCTGCTCGAAGCCCTCAACAACGGCACCGTAGCCGGCGCGGCACTCGACGTGTTCGTGCAGGAGCCCACGGCCGCCGACCATCCGCTGGTGGGTCACCCCAACGTCATCTGCACGCCGCATCTGGGTGCTGCGACCTTCGA contains:
- a CDS encoding response regulator translates to MARVLVVDDDESILELVRRRLSVEGHEVHTSKEALGTSRRVREIEPDVVVLDQQMPALSGENLVKVIHEGCAVQPKIILFSSLPVEDLEEKAISSGADDFLCKTEGMAALHNKILSVLGGG
- a CDS encoding alanine--glyoxylate aminotransferase family protein yields the protein MMKKRLMTPGPTPVLQEALAAMSQPILHHRTPQFSAIFREAAAGLKPIFGTKEDVLILAGSGTAAMEGSVVNLLSPGEKALCINGGKFGERWGKICQAHGMEVIELKSEWGHPIGVDEVKKALEANPDIRAVYATFSETSTATVHPIQEIAALTRNSDALLVVDGITAVGCMPVPMDEWGIDVLVSGSQKAFMLPPGLAFVALSERAWKRTEEARSPKFYLDFKKERKALHDDTTAYTPAVSLIIGLLEVVRAVEAEGIENLFARHKRLADATRAGLAALGLKAFSAAPADSVTAVWLPEGVDGGKFVKYARDQLGLAMAGGQDHVKGKIIRVSHMGFVDGFDTLSAIAAVEMALAKFGQSVELGKGVAAAQKVLIEGFPNP
- a CDS encoding phosphoglycerate dehydrogenase; this encodes MKVLVSDTLAQEGLDILNAAKGLEVDYKPGLSEDELCGAVADAEALIIRSGTTVTARVLDAAKSLKWIGRAGIGVDNVDVPAASKSGVIVSNTPTGNMVTTAEHAISLMCALTRQIPQATASMKAGKWEKKIFKGRELFNKNLGVVGLGNIGKIVADRAQGLKMKILGYDPFVSKEKAASLGIELVDLDELCKRADFITVHTPLNDATRGIVGKKAFSLMKKGVLLIQASRGGVVDEDALLEALNNGTVAGAALDVFVQEPTAADHPLVGHPNVICTPHLGAATFEAQLNVAVQVAEQCVDYLVNGEIRNAVNIPAVPAEQVEQLQPYLTLAEKLGLFHAQLRPEGFDHVEIEFMGDVAGMETRPVVLAALKGLLSPSKGNAALVNYVNAPVIAAEQGITVRESSTKETHDYTSHIRIRTRCKDGKEYSVEGAVFNVNDQRIVSVDGYRVEVIPNGTLLALKNEDLPGVVGGIGCLLAEENVNIASMQMGRDVPGGTAIAFLSIDAEASPETLKKLEAVKHVLRVKQITL